TGGCGGGGCTCGCGCTGCCGCAGTTGCTGGAGCCCGAGGAGGGCGTGCCGCCCACGTACGGGCTGCTGCTCGACGCGCTCTCCGTCCACTTCCCTCATGTGGCGGTGGCCACGCAGTCGCCGGTGCTGGGCTACCAGCTCGCGTTCGAGAACGGCGAGGGGCTCCAGGTCGACGGCACGCTGGTGAATGGCAGCGAGGCCGCCTACTTCCTGGTGGTGGCAGGGCAGGAGCCGTCGCGGGTGGTGGACCCCACGTGGGTGCAGCTGCCGCCGGAGCCGCTGGCCTTCACCCGCGGGAAGCTGGACGAGGTGGTGGCGCGCGCGAAGTCCTGGGAGGACCGCAGCGCCCGGCTGAAGGAGTCGCTGACGAAGCTCCGCGCGGAGCTGACGGACCGCGAGGCGGAGGCGGCGTCGCTGCGGCCGGCGTTGGAAGTGGCTCGGGACTCGGTGGCGCGGCTCACCGCGCAGCTGGAACTGGCGCGCGGCACGCAGGAGTCGCAGCGTGAGCGAGATGACCTGTCCGGGAAGCTGCGCCGACGCGAGCTGGAGTTGCAGGTGGCGCAGGAGCGGCTGGCGGACGCGGACCGTCGGCTCGCGGCGCAGCGGCTGGAGGTGGAAGCCGCGCAGCGCGCCCAGGCGGACGCGGGGGTGCAGGTGCTGGCCGCGCAGGAAGCCCTGCGGCTGGAGCGGGCCCGGCGCGAGGAGACTGTCGCCTCCCTGGACGAGGCCCGGGAGCGGCTGACCCAGGCCTACGCGCAGGTGCGCGAGGTGCAGGACGAGCTGTCCACGCTGCGCATCGACCGCGAGAAGGACCGGCTGGCGGCGGAGCGCGCCGTCGAGCTGTCCGAGGACCGGCGCAAGGCGGCGGAGGCCGCGCGCGAGCGGGAGCTGCGCATCGCCGAGCAGTACTCGGCGGCGCTCGCGGCCGTGGAGCACCTGAAGGCCGAGGCGACGCGGGCGGAGGAGCTGTCTCGCGACTCGGGCACGGCGGTGGCGGTGAAGGAGGCCGAGCTGGCGCGCGTGGCGCGTGAGCTGGTGGACGCGAAGCAGCGGACCGCGTCGGCCGAAGGCGCGCGCAAGGACGCGGAGGCGCGGCTGGAGGCGCTCCAGTCCGAAGGGCGTGGGCTGGAGACGGAGCTGACCGCGTCGCGCGAGGCCGAGGCCCGGCTGCGCGGCGAGGTGGAGACGCTGACGCGCGGCGAGGCGGCGGCGCGGGCCACGGCGGCACAACTGGAGGAGTCGCTCCACGAGGCCAGTCAGCGACTGACGGCGCTGGAGGCGGAGCGCGCGCGGACCGAGGAGCGGCTCGGGCAGGCGCTGGAGACCGAGCGGGCGGAGCTGCGGGAGCGGCTGGCCTCGCAGGAGCAGGCGCTGGAAGAGGCGCGTGCCAGGGCGGAGGCGCTGGCCGGGAAGGTCCGTGACGAGACAGCGGCGCGGGCGGACAGCGAGGCCCAGCGGCTGGAGTTGGAGGAGGAGCGCCAGGCACTCGTCCGACGCGTGGTGGAGCTGGAGGCGGAGGCTTCCGCACGTGCTCGGACGCAGCGGGAGGAGATGGAGCTGGCGCTCCAGGCCGCGCGGACGGAGCTGGAGGCGCGGACGTCGCAGGTGCGCGGCGAGCTGGACGAGGAGCGGCAGGCGCGCGTCTCTGTAGAGGAGGCGCTGCGGCTGGCTCGCGAGCAGCTGGAGGATGCGGCCCGGCGGCTGTCCGAGGCCGAGTCCACCCTGGCTCGCACCCGGGAGTCGCTGGACGCCGAGGTGCTGCGGCGCACCGAGCTGGAGTCGGCGCTGGCCGAGGCTCGCGCCACGCTGGAGTCCGAGCGCGAGGGGCGGGAGCAGTCCGGCTCCGCGCTGGAGGCCTTGCGCTCCAAGCTGGACGCGGAGCACGCGCAGCGCGGCGGGGCGGAGAAGGCACTCGCGGAGACCCGCGCGGGGCTGGACGAGGCGCGACTGGCGCTCGCCGAGGCTCGCGAGGCGCTGGCCACCGAGCAGGAGCGGCGCGCGCGGTGGGAGGCGGCGCTCGCGGACGCGCAGGCGCAGCTCCAAGAGGAGGGGCAGCGGCGCGCCCAGGCGGAGGCGGCGCTTCAGGCTGAAGGCGCTCAGCGCACCCGGGCGGAGGCGGCGCTCGAAGAGGCGCAGGCCCGGCTCCAGGAGGAAGCGCAGCGGAACACGCAGGCCGAGTCGGCGCTGGCGGAGACCCAGGCACGGCTTCTGGAGGAGGCGCGGCAGCGCGCCCTGGCCGAGGCCTCGGCGGCGGAGGTGCAGGCGCGCCTTCAGCAGGAGGCGCAGCAGCGCGTTCAGCTGGGAGCCGCATCCGCGGAGGTCGAAGTCCGGCTCGAGCAGGAGGCGCGGCAGCGGGCCCAGGCGGAGGCCTCGGCGGTGGAGGTGCAGGCCCGGCTCCAGCAGGAGGCGCAGCTTCGCACCCAGGCGGAGGCCGCGGCGGCCGAGCTCGAGGCGCAGCACGCTCAGGCGGAAGCGGCGCTGTCGGAAGCGCGGACCCGACTGGAGGCCGAGGCGCAGCAGCGCTCACGGCTGGAGTCGGCGCTCGTCGACGAAGAGGCGCAGCGGGCTCGGGCGGAGGCTTCGCTGGTCGAGGCCCGGGAGGAGCTGGTCTCCTCTCGCGAGCGGCTGGAGGCCCGGTCTCAAGCGGCCCTGACCGAAGCTCGGGACGCGCTGGCCACGGAGCGCGAGCAGCGTGAGCGGGTGGAGGCGGAGCTCACCTCGATGCGGGAGCGCGCCTTTGGCGCGGACGAGGTCGTCACCCGACTCCAGGCTGAGGCAACCTCGGAGCGCGAGGGCCGTGTCCGGGCGCAGGCTGCGCGTGCGGAGGCTCAGGATGCGCTCGAGACCGAGCGCGAGGAGCGCGCCCGGGTCGATGCGGCGCTCGCGGCGGCGCATGCGGAGCTCCAGGGAGAGCGCGAGGCCCGGAGCGGGCTGGACGCGGCGCTCACCCTGGCCCGGACCCAGCTGGAGGCGGAGCGCGAGGAGCGCACCCGGCTCGATGAGGCGCTCGTCAAGGCTCGCGCGGAGCTGGAGGCCGAGCGACAGGGACGCAGCGAAGGCGAAGCGGGTCAGGCGCAGCTGCGCACGAAGCTGGAGGCCGAGCAGCTCGCTCGCGCCGAGGCGGAGGCCACGCTGGCCGAGGTCCGCGCGCGGCTCGACACCGAGCAGGAGGCTCGCGCGGAGGCTGTTGGCGCACTGGAGACGCTGCGTGCCGAGAGCGCCGCCCGGGAGCTGGCGCGGCAGGAGCGCCTGGACGCCGCCGAGCGCGTCATGGCCGAGCAGCAGCGCGTCCTGGAAGAGGAGCGCGCCGCCGCCACGGCTCGGGAGCAGGAGCTGCGGGCCCTGGTGGCGCGGCTGGAGTCGGAGCGTTCCTCGGTGGAGGAGGGTGCGAAGGCCCGGCACTCGGAGCTGGAGGCCCGGCTCGCGGAGACCCAGGACGCGGAGACTGCTCGTCGTGTCGCGCTGGAGCAGTCCCTCACCGAGATGGAGGCTGCACGGCGCGCGGCGGAGGCCCTGGTCTCCGAGCGCGACTGGTCCCTCCAGGAGTTGCAGGCGCAGGTGGCCCGGCTCCGGGAGCAGGCAGGGGAGGGTGAGAACGAGGTCCGCCGCCTGACGGAGGCCGCCGAGGCTCGCGAGCTGGCGCTGGCCGGGGCTCGCGAGGCCCTGGCGCGGCAGGAAGCGGTGTCGCGCACGAAGCTGGACTCGCTCGAAGCCGAGGTCGAGGAGGCGCTCATCCGGGTGGAGCGGCAGCAGCGTGCCCTGGACACCCAGAGCGCCGAGCGCGCCCGCGAGCAGGAAGAGGCCCGCCTCGCCCTGGAGACCGCGCAGCAGGAGTTGATGGCGCTGCGCGCGGAAGCGTCACACATGGGCGCCGCGCGGCAGGAAATCATGCGCCTGAGCGCGGAGCATCAGCGCGCCATGGCCGCCCTCCACGAGCGGGGCATGCACCTTGCCCGGCTCGATGCGGAGCTGGTGGATGCACGCGAGCGGCTCGCGGCGCAGCGGGAGAACGCCGAGCTGCTCATGGTGCAGCTCGAGACGGCGCGGCGCTTCGCGGGCAAGGCCACCGCGATGGAGAGCTCGCTGGAGGCCGAGCGCGCCGCACTGGAGACCTTGAAGTCCGAGCTGGCGCACGCCACCGAGCTGGCGCAGTCCGAGCAGGAGCGCGCGACCTCGCTGGAGGCCCGCCTCGCGGAGGCCACCGACGGGTTGAGCGCCGCGCGGGCGGAGCTGGACTCGCGCCTGGCGGAGAGCACCGCCGTCGTCGAGTCGCAGCGCGCCGAGCTGGAGGCGCGGAACGCGGACCTCTCCCGTTTCGAGGCTCGGCAGGCGGAGCTGGAAGCAGGGCTCGCGGACGCCTCGGCTCGCTTGGAGGCCCAGCGCGTCGAGCTGGAGGCGCGGCTGGCGGAGCTCTCCGCGCGGCATGAGGCAGAGCGCTCCGAGCTGGAGGCACGGCTCGCGGACGTCACGGCTCAGGCCGAGGCGCAGTGCGCCGAGTTGAAGGAGCGGCTCGCCGACCTCACAGCCCAGGCCGAGGTGCAGCGCACCGAGCTGGAGGCCCGGCTCGCCGAAGGCTCCGCGCAGTCGGATGCCCAGCGCTCCGAGCTGTCGGCACGACTCACCGAAGTCACTGCTCACGCCGAAGCGCTGGAGGCCCAACTCACGGAGGCCACCGCCCGCTTCGAGGCGCAGCGCACCGAGCTGGAGTCGCGGCTCGCGGAGGTCACCACCCGCGCCGACGCGGACAGGGCCACCGTGGAGCAGCAGCTCGCCGAGGCCACCGCGCGTGCCGAGGCCGAGAAGTCCGAGCTGGCCTCCCGCCTCGCCGCGCTGGAGTCCTCCGCCTCCGAGAACGCCACCGCCCTCCAGTCCGCGACGGAGCGCCTCAGCCGCGCCGAGGCCGAGCGCACCAGCGTCGCCTCCGAGCGCGAGCGCCTCCAGTCGGACCTGACGGTCGCCCGCGCGGCCCGCGTCCGCCTCGAAGGCCGCATCGCCGCCATCGAGACGACGTCCACCGACGCCGTGCGCATCCTCGACACCGAGCGCGTCGAGCGCGAGCGCCTCACCCAGGCCCTGGAAGAAGCCCGCCAGCAGCTCCAGAAGCGCGAGGGCAGCTCCGCGGACCGCCTCAAGACGCTCCTCACCGAAGTCACCGCCCTCAAGGAGCAGGTGGTCGCCCTGGGCGCGGAGAAGCAGACCCTCCTGGAGGACCGCGCCGAGCGTGGCCGCCTGGAGACCCGCGTGCGCGAGCAGCAGGCCCGCCTGGACTCCCTGGACGCCGAGCGCACGGAACTCCTCAAGGCCGTGGAGGAGCTCAAGTCCTCCGCCCAGCCCGAGGCCGTGCTGGAGATGGCCGCGGAGATGGAGCAGCTCCAGACGGTGGTGGAGGACCTCCAGAAGAAGCTCGCCGCCCAGGAGACGGAGCTGGGGGCGCTGCGTCGTCAGGCGGCCCGTGCCGGTGCCAACCCCGTCCAGGAAATCTACGAGCGCGCCAACGCCGAGCTGAACGCGGTGAAGAACGAGCTGTCCCGACGCACCCCGCCCGCGCCCGGGGCGCCCGGGGGCACGGCCGGCCGCCTGCCCACCATTCCCCAGGCCAGGCCGGGCCGCACCGCCATGCCCGCGCTCGACCTGCCGCCCCCAACAATTCCGAAGAAGCCGGACGAGCACGAGTGACGGCTCGCGGCTAGGATTGCGCCCGTGGACGCTCGCGAGCGCATCTTCAAGTATCAGGGGCTGGGCAACGACTTCGTCATCCTGGACCGTCGTCGCACCGGCGTGGACATCGACGCCGACACGTCGCGGTGGATGTGCGACCGTCGCCTGGGCATCGGCGCGGACGGCGTGCTCGCCCTCCTGCCCTCGCAGCACGGCGTGGCCCGCATGGTGGTGCACAACGCCGACGGCAGCATCGCGGAGATGTGCGGCAACGGCCTGCGCTGCGCGGTGAAGTACCTGGTGGACTACTCCGACGACAGCCCCGGCCGCCTCGACGTGGAGACGGGGGCGGGCGTGCTCTCCTGCATCCCCGGCTATGGCGACGGCGGCGTCATCGGCGTGGACATCTCCATGGGCCCCGCGCGCCTGGTCGCTCCCAACCTGCCCTCGGGCACCATCGGCAAGCCCTTCCTCGACCTGCCCCTGCCCGGCCACCCCGAGCTGCGCGGCTGGGCGGTGAGCATGGGCAATCCGCACCTCGTCCTCCTGGACCAGCCGCTGGAGGCCGCGCCCCGCCTGGGCCCCGAACTGGAGCGCCACCCGTCTTTCCCCGACCGCACCAACGTGGAGTTCGTCCGTGTGGAATCGGATGGCCTCACGGTAGTGGTCTGGGAGCGCGGGTGTGGGCTGACACAGGCCTGCGGCACCGGCGCGTGCGCGTCCGCGGTGGCGGCGGTGCTGGCGAAGCGGCTTCCCCAGGATGCCTGGCTGAGAGTCACGCTGCCGGGCGGAGACCTGCGCATCCGCGTGCCCGGCGACCTGTCCGACATCCGCCTCCGTGGTCCCGTGGCCTTCGTCTTCGAGGGCGTTGTCGCGCTTCCCTCGCCTCGGTAACCTCTCGCGTTCCTCCCCCCTCGCCCCCAGGTCAGAACGCGCCGTGGCCGGACCCATCCTCGTTGTCGACGACGACCAGTTCTTCCGGCAAATCGCCAGCGACATGCTCACGCGCAACGGGCACCGCGTGGTGGCCGTGGAGAACGCCACGGAGGCGCTCGCGGAAGCGGCCCGCACGGCCTTCGACCTCGTCATCACCGACGTGGTGATGCCCGGCGTGGATGGCTTCGCGCTCACCGCGCGCCTGCGCGAGAGGGACCCGGACCAGGAGGTCATCCTCGTCAGCCAGCGCATGGACGTGCGGGGCTCGGAGATGGCGCTGCGCTCGGGCGCGGCGGACTGCCTGACGAAGCCGGTGGACGAGCACGACATGCTGCTGGCGGTGGACCGCGCCCTGGAGCGCGCCAACCTCCGCCGCGAGCGCACGCAGCTCCGCGACGAGAACGTGGAGTTCGCCCGCTTCCACAACCTGCAGCAGCGCTGCCTGGAGCTGCTGTCCCATCCGGACCTGGAGTGGCTCCAGGAGCGCATCATCGCGGAGCTGGGCGCCGTCTGTGACGCGCAGAGCGCCGCGCTGTGGGTGATGGACGACCGGGGCGACCTGGTGCTGCGCGCGTACCGCGGCCTGCTCGACAAGCAGTTCCTCGCCGAGAAGATGAACCCGGAGGGGCCGCTCGCCGGCCGCCTGCGCGAGGCCCAGCCCTGGCTCGCTCGCGATGAGCGCTCGGCGGTGATGTACGTGCCGCTGCTGGCCTCGGGGGAAATCGTCGGTCTGGCGCAGCTGTCGGACCCGCTGGCGGGGGACTTCCGGTCCGAGCACTCGCGGGACGCCAAGGTGCTCGCGGACTTCGCCGCGGTGGGCGTGAAGAACGGCCGGCGGATGCTCGCGCTCCAGCGGCTGGGCCTGAGAGACCGCGAGACGGCGGCGTACAACCTCAGCTACTTCACCGACTACGCGTCCAAGGAAATCTACAAGGCGCGCCGCTACGGGCGGACGTTCTCGCTGCTGACCTTCTCCATCGACAACCTGCCGCTGGTGCGCGTGCGACAGGGGGCGGCGGACGCGAAGAAGGCGGTGCGCGGCATCATCCGGGCGCTCAGCAAAATCATCCGCGACTCGGACGTCATCGCGAAGGCGAGCGACCAGGAGTTCTACCTGCTGCTGCCGGAGACGGACTTCTTCGGCGCGCTGATGTTCGTGCGCCGCGCGGTGGCGGCGGTGCGCGACGAGCCCGAGGTGCAGGACGTGGAGCAGCGCCTGCCGCTGGCGCTGGTGGGCGGGGCCAGCACCTTCCCCAAGGACGGTGAGGACTTCGACGAGCTGGTCCACCGCTGCCGCCGCCGCATGGACGAGCGGCGCGCGTCCCTCCAGCGCCGGTTGATGCTGGACGGGCTGCCCTTCTGGGACGAGGTGGACCTGCTCCTGGGCACGCCGACGAGCCCCAAGCTGCCGGTGGACGAGCGCTCCGAGCCCAGCCGCCGGGGCAAGGTCTCCGACGTGCTCTTCGACGAGCTCCAGGCGGAGATTGCCCGCGAGCTGATGAGAGACCCGGGCTCGCGCGGCATCCTCTACGTGGGCGGGCCGGAGATTCGCACGGACCTGCCCATCGCCGCGGGGCTGGAGTCGGCGCCGCCGGACATGGCGTCGCGCATCTACCTGCTGGGCCGCCGCGTGGACCTGGAGTCCCACCCCGCGCTGACGCCCGTGTTCCTGGAGGGCGACGACCGCGTCACGCGGCACGAGTTCATCCTCTGGCTCTCCGAGAACGCCGCGTATGCGCTCATCCAGCGGCGCGGGCTCGGGGCGACGTGGGGCTTCCACACCTCGGACACCGCGGTGGTGGACGGGCTCATCTCCAAGCTGCAGGCCGAGTACGACCTGCAGCCCTACTGAGTCGATTCGGAGCACCTACCGTGGCCCAGGTCCGGAAGATCCTCATCGCCGACCCCGACCTCGAGTCCGTGCGTTCGCTATCGCGCGCGCTGCGCACCAAGGGCTACCAGGTGCACTACGCGCCGGATGGCTCGCGCGCGCTGGAGGTGGCCGTGCTGCGCCACCCGGACCTCACGCTGTTCGACGAGGGCTGCCGGCTGCTGGACGCGCGCACGTTCATCCAGATTCTGCGCACCAACCCGCGCACCGAGGACATCCCGGTGGTGCTGACCACCTCGAGCTTCGACTCGGACCGGCAGCGCGGCCTGCGGGACGGCTACCTGCGCAAGCCCTTCAACCTGGACGAGGTGCTCAGCCGCATCGAGCACATCTTCCGGCGCAGCGAGGCGGCCAAGGACCTCAAGAGCGAGCAGCAGGAAATCGAAGGCTCGCTCAGCCAGCTCAGCATTCCAGACCTGATGCAGCTGCTGGGCATGAACAAGCGCAGCGGCCGGCTCGCGCTGGAGCGCGGCAATGACCGGGGAGAAATCACCGTCGTCGACGGCCGCCCGGCGAACGCGAAGCTGGGGCGCGTGGAAGGGGAGAAGGCGCTGTTCCGCCTGCTGGCGTGGGCGGATGGCACCTTCACCTTCACGCCGGGGACGAACTCGGTGCGGCCCCGCATCAACCGGGGCATGGACGACGCGCTGCTGGAGGGCATGCGGCAGTCGGACGAGGTGACGCGGCTGATGCCCGGCCTCCCTCCGCGCCACACGCGGCTGATGCTGGCGCCGGACGTGGACCTGTCCCAGGACCAGCACCCGGTGACGGCGCAGGTGGTGGACCTGCTGCGCCAGCCTCGCGCGCTGGGCGAGGTGCTGGACCTGGCGCCGGCCACGGACCTGGAAGTGCTGAGCGTGCTGTCCGCGCTGATGCAGCGGGGCGTGGCCCGGGCGGCGGAGGCGGACGGGACGGAGACGAGCAGCAGCGAGCTGCTGGGCGCGGCGGAGGTCCACGCGCTGCGCGGGCGGATTCTCCGGACGCGGGCTCCGGCGAAGGTGGCCACCGCGAAGGTCTTCGTCTGCGGCAGCGGCGCGGCGGCGGCGCGTCGGGTGCTGGCGCGGCTGCCCGGCATGGAGGCGCTGTCCGCCGAGCCCACCGCGGTGAAGAGCGGCTTCGGCACGCTGGGCCGGCTGGTGCTGAGCGAGGTGCTGCGCCTGGACTTCTGCGTGCTGCCCCCGGCGGAGGCGGCCCGTCCCCTGTGGCGCCCGTTCACCGCGGGCTGCGTGGGGGCGCTGCTGCTGGACGTGTCCGAGCCCGCCGTGCGGCTCGCGCACTACCTGGCGTGGGAGGTGCGCATGCCGGTGGTGGTGGTGGGCGCGGAAGTCCCGGCGCCGCTGCAGGGGGCGCCCGCGGGCGCGTCGGGCGTGAATGACGACCTGTCCGAGGCGCTGCGTGCGCTGCTCGTCCAGGCGCTCAACCCCGCGCCCACGCTGCCCGGGGTGACGCAGGCCCAGCGGCTCACCGCCTCGGCGGTGTAGCCGCGCCTACCAGTACCGGCGCGGAGGCGGAGCGGGAGGAGGCGGCGCCGCGGGCAGGGGCTCGAGCATGCCGAGCTTCAGCAGGCGATCGACGGCCGACTTGACCTCCTTGGCGGTGGTGCCACAGGCCTCCAGGCTGCGCGTCGCCTCGGCCACCGTCTTCTCGCCCGCAACGAACTCCACGAGGAAGAGGCCGTCGTCGGCCGCGAGGCCGAGGGACGTGCCCCACGTGGCGCGGGCCGCGTCGAACTGCGCACGCCCGGTGCCGCTCTTGGCCGCTTCAATCATGGCCGCGTACGACGTCGCGGCTTCAGTGCCCTTCGGCGACAGGCGGAACTTCTGCGCACGCCCGAACCGGACCTTCTCTGACTCGTCACTCATACCGCACCCTCGATGACAGGCTGCCCCATCCGCTTGAGCCAGCGCACATGGCTCTTCAATGCCGCTCCCACGCTCGTGTTCGCCCGGTAGTTCACGCCGTGCTCCCGGCACGTGTCCTCGACGATGCGTGAGAGTGCCGGGTAGTGCAGGTGGCACACCCGGGGGAAGAGGTGGTGTACCACCTGGAAGTTGAGCCCGCCGAGATACCAGCTCACCAGCGGGTTGCCCCGCGCGAAATCGACCGTCGACTGGACCTGATGCGCCGCCCAGTCGTGCTGGAACGTGGGGCTGTTCGCCGGCACCTGCGTGAAGGTGGCCTCCTCCACGCAGTGTGCGAGCTGGAACACCGTCGCCAGCGTCAGGCCCAGCACGAAGGCGGTGAGCGCGTACGCGAGCGCCACCTGCCAGACGGGGTGGAAGTACAGCGGCACCGCGAGCGTCCAGCCGTAGAACACGGCCTTCCCCGCGATGATGCCGACGAGCTTCCGCCCCGACGGACGCGGCATCTTCTGCTGGCCGATGCGCCCGGTGGCGAGGTCCTTGAAGTCGTCGATGAAGTGCCACTTTATCGAGAGCAGCCCGTAGAGCACCCAGATGTACAGGTGCTGGAAGCGGTGGGCCGCATGCCGCTGCTGACCGGGAGCAATCCGGCACAGGGGCTGGATGTCGATGTCCTCATCCAGGCCGACCACGTTGGTGTGGCTGTGATGGAAGATGTTGTGCTTCCAGTTCCACACGTAGGAAGAGCCGCCGATGGCGTCCAGCGTCCACCCGATCACGCGGTTGACGCCTCGCCGGCTCGA
Above is a genomic segment from Pyxidicoccus trucidator containing:
- a CDS encoding fatty acid desaturase family protein, yielding MSQATKAKFLESGPFHQDLKARVEQYLGASGRSPRDLPGMYAKTAIILAWFAASYAWVVFGSSGVWGTMAGCVSLGLAIAGIGFSVQHDANHGSYSSRRGVNRVIGWTLDAIGGSSYVWNWKHNIFHHSHTNVVGLDEDIDIQPLCRIAPGQQRHAAHRFQHLYIWVLYGLLSIKWHFIDDFKDLATGRIGQQKMPRPSGRKLVGIIAGKAVFYGWTLAVPLYFHPVWQVALAYALTAFVLGLTLATVFQLAHCVEEATFTQVPANSPTFQHDWAAHQVQSTVDFARGNPLVSWYLGGLNFQVVHHLFPRVCHLHYPALSRIVEDTCREHGVNYRANTSVGAALKSHVRWLKRMGQPVIEGAV
- the dapF gene encoding diaminopimelate epimerase, translated to MDARERIFKYQGLGNDFVILDRRRTGVDIDADTSRWMCDRRLGIGADGVLALLPSQHGVARMVVHNADGSIAEMCGNGLRCAVKYLVDYSDDSPGRLDVETGAGVLSCIPGYGDGGVIGVDISMGPARLVAPNLPSGTIGKPFLDLPLPGHPELRGWAVSMGNPHLVLLDQPLEAAPRLGPELERHPSFPDRTNVEFVRVESDGLTVVVWERGCGLTQACGTGACASAVAAVLAKRLPQDAWLRVTLPGGDLRIRVPGDLSDIRLRGPVAFVFEGVVALPSPR
- a CDS encoding DUF4388 domain-containing protein, coding for MAQVRKILIADPDLESVRSLSRALRTKGYQVHYAPDGSRALEVAVLRHPDLTLFDEGCRLLDARTFIQILRTNPRTEDIPVVLTTSSFDSDRQRGLRDGYLRKPFNLDEVLSRIEHIFRRSEAAKDLKSEQQEIEGSLSQLSIPDLMQLLGMNKRSGRLALERGNDRGEITVVDGRPANAKLGRVEGEKALFRLLAWADGTFTFTPGTNSVRPRINRGMDDALLEGMRQSDEVTRLMPGLPPRHTRLMLAPDVDLSQDQHPVTAQVVDLLRQPRALGEVLDLAPATDLEVLSVLSALMQRGVARAAEADGTETSSSELLGAAEVHALRGRILRTRAPAKVATAKVFVCGSGAAAARRVLARLPGMEALSAEPTAVKSGFGTLGRLVLSEVLRLDFCVLPPAEAARPLWRPFTAGCVGALLLDVSEPAVRLAHYLAWEVRMPVVVVGAEVPAPLQGAPAGASGVNDDLSEALRALLVQALNPAPTLPGVTQAQRLTASAV
- a CDS encoding response regulator gives rise to the protein MAGPILVVDDDQFFRQIASDMLTRNGHRVVAVENATEALAEAARTAFDLVITDVVMPGVDGFALTARLRERDPDQEVILVSQRMDVRGSEMALRSGAADCLTKPVDEHDMLLAVDRALERANLRRERTQLRDENVEFARFHNLQQRCLELLSHPDLEWLQERIIAELGAVCDAQSAALWVMDDRGDLVLRAYRGLLDKQFLAEKMNPEGPLAGRLREAQPWLARDERSAVMYVPLLASGEIVGLAQLSDPLAGDFRSEHSRDAKVLADFAAVGVKNGRRMLALQRLGLRDRETAAYNLSYFTDYASKEIYKARRYGRTFSLLTFSIDNLPLVRVRQGAADAKKAVRGIIRALSKIIRDSDVIAKASDQEFYLLLPETDFFGALMFVRRAVAAVRDEPEVQDVEQRLPLALVGGASTFPKDGEDFDELVHRCRRRMDERRASLQRRLMLDGLPFWDEVDLLLGTPTSPKLPVDERSEPSRRGKVSDVLFDELQAEIARELMRDPGSRGILYVGGPEIRTDLPIAAGLESAPPDMASRIYLLGRRVDLESHPALTPVFLEGDDRVTRHEFILWLSENAAYALIQRRGLGATWGFHTSDTAVVDGLISKLQAEYDLQPY
- a CDS encoding methyltransferase domain-containing protein yields the protein MHHTFRRMGPSELLPRYIFAESLFARRRVLEVDAVASTGGESARFLVERGARAVVSCDADVTAVEAAQKAHGGPALRFRANVYDDFESGSFDVVLVADLAPYVKAPELLAELARLVTKQGYLLGGLRNVAGLALPQLLEPEEGVPPTYGLLLDALSVHFPHVAVATQSPVLGYQLAFENGEGLQVDGTLVNGSEAAYFLVVAGQEPSRVVDPTWVQLPPEPLAFTRGKLDEVVARAKSWEDRSARLKESLTKLRAELTDREAEAASLRPALEVARDSVARLTAQLELARGTQESQRERDDLSGKLRRRELELQVAQERLADADRRLAAQRLEVEAAQRAQADAGVQVLAAQEALRLERARREETVASLDEARERLTQAYAQVREVQDELSTLRIDREKDRLAAERAVELSEDRRKAAEAARERELRIAEQYSAALAAVEHLKAEATRAEELSRDSGTAVAVKEAELARVARELVDAKQRTASAEGARKDAEARLEALQSEGRGLETELTASREAEARLRGEVETLTRGEAAARATAAQLEESLHEASQRLTALEAERARTEERLGQALETERAELRERLASQEQALEEARARAEALAGKVRDETAARADSEAQRLELEEERQALVRRVVELEAEASARARTQREEMELALQAARTELEARTSQVRGELDEERQARVSVEEALRLAREQLEDAARRLSEAESTLARTRESLDAEVLRRTELESALAEARATLESEREGREQSGSALEALRSKLDAEHAQRGGAEKALAETRAGLDEARLALAEAREALATEQERRARWEAALADAQAQLQEEGQRRAQAEAALQAEGAQRTRAEAALEEAQARLQEEAQRNTQAESALAETQARLLEEARQRALAEASAAEVQARLQQEAQQRVQLGAASAEVEVRLEQEARQRAQAEASAVEVQARLQQEAQLRTQAEAAAAELEAQHAQAEAALSEARTRLEAEAQQRSRLESALVDEEAQRARAEASLVEAREELVSSRERLEARSQAALTEARDALATEREQRERVEAELTSMRERAFGADEVVTRLQAEATSEREGRVRAQAARAEAQDALETEREERARVDAALAAAHAELQGEREARSGLDAALTLARTQLEAEREERTRLDEALVKARAELEAERQGRSEGEAGQAQLRTKLEAEQLARAEAEATLAEVRARLDTEQEARAEAVGALETLRAESAARELARQERLDAAERVMAEQQRVLEEERAAATAREQELRALVARLESERSSVEEGAKARHSELEARLAETQDAETARRVALEQSLTEMEAARRAAEALVSERDWSLQELQAQVARLREQAGEGENEVRRLTEAAEARELALAGAREALARQEAVSRTKLDSLEAEVEEALIRVERQQRALDTQSAERAREQEEARLALETAQQELMALRAEASHMGAARQEIMRLSAEHQRAMAALHERGMHLARLDAELVDARERLAAQRENAELLMVQLETARRFAGKATAMESSLEAERAALETLKSELAHATELAQSEQERATSLEARLAEATDGLSAARAELDSRLAESTAVVESQRAELEARNADLSRFEARQAELEAGLADASARLEAQRVELEARLAELSARHEAERSELEARLADVTAQAEAQCAELKERLADLTAQAEVQRTELEARLAEGSAQSDAQRSELSARLTEVTAHAEALEAQLTEATARFEAQRTELESRLAEVTTRADADRATVEQQLAEATARAEAEKSELASRLAALESSASENATALQSATERLSRAEAERTSVASERERLQSDLTVARAARVRLEGRIAAIETTSTDAVRILDTERVERERLTQALEEARQQLQKREGSSADRLKTLLTEVTALKEQVVALGAEKQTLLEDRAERGRLETRVREQQARLDSLDAERTELLKAVEELKSSAQPEAVLEMAAEMEQLQTVVEDLQKKLAAQETELGALRRQAARAGANPVQEIYERANAELNAVKNELSRRTPPAPGAPGGTAGRLPTIPQARPGRTAMPALDLPPPTIPKKPDEHE